TCAGCAGACGAACAAACGCGTCTGTCAAGACCTAGCAATAACAATAGTCATTAACTATCATATTGTAGTTATCAAGCAATAACCCTTAATAAGATAAGTGTATGCGGGAAATTGACGCAGAATGGAGCAATCAGTAAACGTGCAAATTCTCAGTGCACATATTCATTGTTATTGTCTAATTAACCAAGTTGCTACTTCAATTCACTAGAATCATCTGAGCTTCGACATAACATATGTGTATAAATAGGGAAAGTTTTAAAGAAATCAGTTTGCTAGAACgtcctgttcattatgtacaCCTTACTCTTTCCACGTCTTCGAGGGCGCAAACTTACTGGCAGTAAACTCGTACTAGATCCAAGATCATCGCTCTTAAATTACATATTTGCAAGTTTTGTGCGTTCGTACATAgcattacgcaaaaaaaaaatgaaggcccTCAGCGTAAGTCtacaaagttcttttttttaaaggtgAAGATGTTTCATGGAAGGGGGACGACCATACGCGCGATGAAAagagaaaagtaaaaaggcagatcccacgtacaatgagaatcgatgatatgcgaagcacgaatgagaaatgttaatatgtcacttaaaaatcagcacaacgttacgaggcggacgtaaattatgccgtgcatgacttccatgccttgattatcatgttcgcgcctggaatttgtgttcatcgttcattcacgtcacgtgataccaaatttgatctatgtgaagctagcggaatggcCCTGAGCGCGTTATGAAAggagcatgtagtcattttttacattacatgcatatcatgattgtcaCGTTTGGTCGTGTCATTTAGCTTCGCCGTCTATTCACTTCGcgtgatactaaacttggtatatgtggagctagcgaaacgattcCGCTGTTAGCGTAGCATGCAGTCGTGTTTTAAATGATACACATGTCACGATTATCGTATTTGTACGTGTCACTTACcattgtcgtccattcacgtcatgtaaaacttaattttgtatatgtgaaagTACCAAAACGACCGCCCTCTTCTTCCCCATGTAGCGACGTTAACCCAAGCGTCGGAACTACATGAggatatgggatggacaggctttgaagtaagggAAGGTCAGTGTGAAAGAGATTTGAAGACGGGCTTAGAAAAATTAAGGAAAGTAGATGGGCATaagaagagcgtggacacaaagTGGAAAAAAAGAGCTAGGAGTCTCACCAGTAAATCTACGGATGGCAGTGCGGGCGATATGGCAACAAGCAGCCTTATGCGAAAAGTCAACGGCGGAGAGCATATAATGGATGACAGTGATGAAAAAGAAGCCGGTTCTCAGTAACTACCGAAActgcaaaaacaaaataaggaTGGAGAAATTTTATGATAATTTATTAGGAAGCTCATTACTGCTCGAAGTGAGGTCGGGTTGCGCGTACTTACAAAGCAAGATTCAATAAAGGAGAACAATGTACACGCTGTGAGGAGCTAAGGAAGTGATTGAAGtcgttctgattgaatgtggcaATATCCAACCAGGTATACATGTGGGTAACAACCCATATACATAGGCCCTTGGGTTTTATGGACAACCATGGAAACTTGAACATGTATGCGACAGAAGCAAGTGAGAgatggttagagtattggtggtaGAAAAGTAGACATGAAAGACAGAAATGGTGGGGGAAATGAGGTTATTAGGCCTGAAGTGAAATGGAGCTCAAATTTATACATTTATTTCTTATAATAACATCGATTTATCAAAGTAGATAAGGCATTAAGCCCATGATAAAGGgaagttttcagttttttttcgaGACTCCTGGCCCACATATGACCAGCCTGTTAtcaaggggacgctcatagcgtTAATCTATTCATCCATTCATCGGCGTTGCTCTCAACATCCATGGAGACCAAAACAAATTGGCAgagtatccacggagtgaatgatggagagtggggcgaagcattcgtccgtccattcattcttgcttccgtccgtccatgcatccgttacagcgtatgtatagaatggaaaactctttggagcaatgggaggcactcctcgctagctcggacccggaggtgcaactagcactcctggaccacgtccggcaggcggcgcaagccagtggagccttggacatggggccccacccatctagctcctaaaccccttctttttcaacccaataaagttatttctctctctctctctccgtctgtgtgaccatccatgcgtccatccgcccatccgtgcgtgcgtctgttcgtgcttccatccccgcgttcgtccatgcatccgcccctgcctccgttcatgcgtccatcaatgcatctgtctgtgtgtccgttcgtccatctattcaacactccaagtcccaccatttcgcatctttttatcatatattccccataaagaagcaccgccatccagcggacattccaaggactaaacgagaggtggcacacgcacactttcttacggcttgcgctttgggtctacttcccacctttcaccatctcgagttcattcatggtatatactagttcattgtattcatggcactgcggcacaacgctcgttaaacctttctaaaactaaggaggttacacccagcgagtataacgtagcaaccctttcttgtcagatagtgctcaatgtgcatgtcaatggctgctaatggggatcgcagcgtgcgccttgcctaaaagccgaatgctcctgtttcgttccccatgagcagccattggcatgtacattgagcattattttatattgttcaacaacgcacagaagaaatctctcaccggcaccaccttggaggtcaaaatgttatacttgttacacactacaacggctacgagggacgaacgggtgccgctattaggggcttcgcccctaaaaatatttCTACTATATGGCCAACATAGCCATGCGACAGCCGCCGGCTTCGCCTGACTTTGCCTTTACGTTAACTCCCCGTCGCCCACTGGCAACTCATCTCTTAGCTTCCCTTTGCCCAGCGGATAACCACGGCTGGCCAAAGGGAAGACACGGGTGGGACTGTTCTCACAACAAATCCGTGCAGGGCGGGGCCTCGCCGCGATGACGTAgccaccattttcttttttttttctctctgtctctctgtctctctccgtTTGACGGCGCGGTACGCGGTCGACGCGGTCGCTGTGGTGGCGTGCACTCCACGTGAGCGAGAAGCGTGCACTGTCTTGTTAAGTGGCCGGAAAACCGGAACGCAACGATGAGCGAGCCTCCTGACCGACAGAAGGTGATCGAAAAGTGCCTCCAAGGATTACGTCATGACGACGGCTACTCTCATGGCTACCTGAAGTCAGACGAAGAGCTAAAGCTTTTTGAGAGGTCCCTGGCTGCCGTCAACGAGAGGTATGCTGTGCGGACATCAAGAGACCTGAGCAAGTCGTCTAAATGTGAGGATGTCTCGATTGCTTCTTAATGAATTGATCTGCGCGTAGATCTAGCATTGAAACACGCAGTAGTAATTTAAACCAGCTAGGGACACGGCAGGACAGGCTTCTTTTCAGTTGCGGTTATTGGTTTTCGCCTTTTTGAAGTTAGGGTTAGGTATCATTGTTTTCGTTACCGGTTCACAGTTCCCCTGGAACCGATTCATTTCGGTGTGAGTGAAGTATTGTTCGGATTACCGGGCATGACCCGATCTTCAGAGATTCTATAAACGTTATTGGAGCTGTAATTGGCGCCTTGTCTGTGTCTGCATGTTTCTTTGGTCCCCGTTGCTTAGCGCCCCAAATAATTGAGTTGTAACTGAACTGTATTTTTTCGGTTTTAGTCATGATTAGCACCGCGCTAGCAAGCTAATAGTGACATGGCCGTGCGTGCCATCCGTGGTCCTCCAGGAAGTGTGAATTAGACTTCTAGAGCAAGGCGGGCCTGATGTTAAACGCTGTATATGAGAAGCTGAAGGGTCAGGGTCGAGATTTTTTGCCCAATTATATTAAAATCACAAGGCCCAACCAAACTGTAACGTGTTGGGGCTGCTTGTAAGTTGTAACTTAAAAACCACATAAAGAGTCTGggtaattattaataataataatgataattatatttattattctggttgacgaaagccagaatttcttgccagaggcagcgcatcttaaagtttttttgctgccattacacaaaaactaaaacaagatttgatattgccctctgccatgcataaaactaggtgccttcattaaatcatctttattgtttattttcagccAATGTCGTCTTCTCCATGATCCACTGCGGATCTCGAATCTCTCTGGACAATGTGCCGTTCCGAGTTGTCAAGGAAACCGTCAAAGTGTGCATATTTGGAACGGAGTACTACAAGAAaactcaggagaaaaaaaaagaacaggtatgttACATGGTGATGCACTTCCAAAAGTTTCAATCTCATGCACATATCCAGCAGTCTTCCCGTTCAAAGATTGTGTGTAGGCAGTGTAAAGATTTACTTTAAGTTACTACAAGTTTACACGAGAAATAAATATTGTTAACTTCATTTACAGAGTTCAAGTACCACTGACTGGCAGAAGGAGGTGTACGGGAAGAAGTGGGTGAACCTCCAAGGCACAAAGAAGAAGGGGTACGCAGCAACAATGAATTTGAAGAGGATTGAGTTGTACCCAGATTTCCAGGTATGTAATGTGCAATGACAAGTAAAAAATAATTCCAGATTAATTTCTGGGGACCTTTATCATGTCATTTATGATTGTGCATTCCGACACAACACAGTTGGTTGAAGATCATTATGGTTTCCAGCAGCGCAACAAGATGAGGGCAAAGTCAAGATGAGACAGAAGACAGCGCTCTATATTTCCACCATTGCCAGTATATATACACGTGAGAAATAGCAAGATAAACAGAGTGTGAAagataaaatgagcacaacgcatACAGTCTCGGCATCTAAGCCAGGACTGTATGTGTTTTGTGCTTTGCGCTCTTATTTTGCTATTTCCCACATGTATACATACTGGCAATAGTGGAAATATACTTCCAGCTAATAGTTCAGCGCTGTCTTATGTCTCATCTTGACTTCGCCCTCATCTTGTCGCACTGTTTGAAACCATAAAATATGATCTGTGTACTTAACAGTGCCTGCTTTCTAGGTGGATGTGCCCCAGCCATGCGGCCAGACAAGAGAGGGTCGTCTGAAAGCCGACAAGGCCAAGGAGCTGCAGGAGGCACTTGACGCAGAGCAGCAGACTGTGGCCAAAGAGACGCGGGTATATGTTAGGATTGCCGACTGCAGTTCCCATCAAAACCATTGTTTTGAGGACATAGAAGCTTTCAGCCAAAACATAGACAAGAGCGTTGCTGATTGAATTCAGATGTTGGCAAGAGAAGGCATTACTTCTGTATCAGATGTGAAAAAGTGCCTTCACTATTATGTGCACGACGTAATTTTTGCGAACAAGAAGAAGCCTGATAGCAGCTGCAGGGCCTTTTTCCCAACACATCGTGACATCAGCAACCAGATCCAAGCTGTGCTTAAGAAAGACCGCTTCAGCACAGTTGATCAAGAGAGTGCTAGAATCCTAATTGAAAAGATCAGGGGTGAGCAACCCGAATCCTCCGTTGTCTATCGGCCGTATGCAGCACGCAGCTTCGTGGGTAGCAGCGACTCGGACAACGTGGAAGAGGGCATTGCCAGCGAGTGTGAAGACACGTTGCTGTTTTGCTTCCAAACAAAATTCATGAGGAGCATGCTTAAAAAGTACGGAGGCTCAGTAGTTTGCCTGGACGCAACGCACAAGACGAGTGACTATGCCCTACCACTTTTCTTGCTTGTCGTGAAAACACCGTCGGGATACACACCAGCTGGTGTGTTTGTCATACAGTTCGAGACGGCCCACTGTATCGCTGAGGCTTTAGACGTTTTCAAGCAGTGGTGTGACAACTGGTTCCCACAATACTGGATGGTGGATTATAGCAAGGCAGAAATAAGTGCCATCAAGCAAGTGTTTCCAGAGAGTCAAATCTCTATCTGTGACTTTCATAGACTACAGGCATGGCAGAGGTGGCTGCGCAGAAAGGAAAACAACATATCCGATCCAGATGAGGCCCTGAGACTCATGAAACACGTAGCCAGTGCTTCAAATCAGCATGACTTTGACAAGGCGGTTGAAGTCCTTGTTGACTCTGAgtattggaaaaacgaaagattccGCAGTTACATTGAAGAAGTGTGGCTGTCAGTAAAGGAGCTGTGGGTCATGTCTTACAGGCTGGAGTTTGACGTTGTGTTGACCACAAATAACGGCATTGAGGCCCAAAACCACGTGTTGAAGGCACAGTAAGTGAAAAGTTCCAGCGGGAAACGGTCGTTAACATCCCTGATCATGACTGTCGTTCATGGCTACCttcccgacaaagaagcgaaattCCATGAGGCAGCAAGGAGGCAGTCATCAGCGTACAGACAGTACAGTGAAAATGTTCCTGAATACCTGCACAACCAGCCTCATGGTTTCGTTAAGCATATGCTGAGACGGCTCGTTAACGCAGAGCAATACACCCCCACCGACATGGAAGAGGTCCCCGTTGAAGGTGTGTTTACGGTTTATTCTGAAAGAAGTGATGATGATCTGTACACTGTCGACTTCACCAAGCCATCGTGTACCTGCCCTGATTTCAGGAAGCACAAGTACCCATGCAAGcacttttgtgttgtttttaagtACGGCGACAGATGGGGCTTTTCCTCTCTTCCGCAGAGTTACCTCAATCGACCGCAAATTGCTCTTGGAAGCTGTCCAGAATCCGAAACAAGTTCCGAGATTCCCCTTGTCAATCAGCCCAGCCCTTCTGAAGTGTCTTCACAGGACCTTGGTACAGCAGCATCAGAGTCAGACATTCCCTTTGTCAATGAGACTAGCTTTTGTGAAGTGCCTTTACAGCCCGGGGTTGCTATGCTTCCTGGGACAGCAGCCCCCTAAGTGTCGAAGCTACACAAAAGTATAACCGAGAAATTGGAAAAGTGCAGTTCCCTCCTTTACTGCTGCCATGACGTTCAAACACTGGTGGAGGCTAGGGGCTTATTGCAAGCCACCTTCCGTAAGCTGGCTGAATCTGTGCCACAGAGTTCTGGCCTTCACATTCGCGGCTCACCGACAAAAGGATGCTCGTCTCTGAAGCCTCTTCCGAAAAGAAGACGCCTATAGTGTGCTGTCTCTCTGCCATTGACTGGAGCTTTGACTGCTAGGAAAGGATCGGGGCAAACGGTAGAGATGGATCAGtcggtgattttttttcattctttttaaaAAATGCAATTGTTGCAAAACTCAATTTATTTTACCATTCATAACATTGGCTTAAACACAGTGTTCGGACATTTTTGTGAATAATTTTTAGAATGTTTAGAGCTTTTAAGATTAATATGGTATGTTTTATACTAGACTTCATTATAGTCATGCAATTGTGACATTGGCAACGACTGTGTATGTGTATAAATGCAGCCATAATTTTTTGTGTTGGTGATACTCTCAATTCAGAGAGTGTGTGAAAGTATGTTTTTAGGCTTTTGCTTTCAATCTATGTGTATAAAACTGTTTGTAAAGTTGCATTCTTTCTGTACTTGCTACGGGCGTGCTTGCTTTTATACTTTCCTTTTGACATTTTAATATAGTACCTGTTGTATGTGAAAGCATGGTAGTACATTTTTTCGGGTGGTCATTTCAAGATGTATTCATAGCGTGCTTGTAATATCCATAGACTGTAAATAAACCAAATGTGAGAGAATGCGTAATGTGCACAAAAAGTTTACTGTGAAAATGTGAAGTATGGTTACCTACACAGCAGAGCGATTTCATCAAGACTGCTGCAACAGCTGTGACCGGTTGATGTAGAGGCTGGGCAAACAAACTGGCCTTTTTTTTAGGGCAACTATGGGAACTACCCCCTCAGTGAAACGCTTTAGGTATACATTTTGATACTGCAAAGGAAAGTTTGACATCCACCTAAATGTGGATGTCAAACTTTCCTTTGCAGAATCTTACTCCACCTTGGGGGTTTCCCCTAAATCTGGTCCATATTGATACTACTGACTTGGGCGACCTGCTTAATTATTCAATCTGAAAACTTTTTAAATGGCACCATATGGGAATGGGGATATAAAAAGGGGTTGCATAAGGAACACGAATGCACAAGAAAATATTACCGGAAGGTGATCGTCTCAACTTAGCATCTATCAGCTAGTATTTTTGAACTAAAGTCTTTAACATGTACATTTAGTATCGTGGAACTAGAAATAGTCAACGTAGAGCTGCCTAGTTTTTGCCCGTCATGTATCCAAAACATGCAACCCAATGTATGGTGCATACTACATAGCCTTTTCATGCAAAGGAGAGAAGCCTCATGAACCCTCTTCTTTGTGCCTTGGAGGTTTGTTCACTTTTTCCGTACACTCCTTCGGCCAATCAGCGGTACTTGCATGCtgtaaatgaaataaagaatattTATTTCTGGTGTTTTCGCATGTTAACAGACACACAGGTCGGCTTTGAtaagtgcaaaaaaaacaaaacaagcccATGTTTTTATAGTTCACACCAGGGATGTAGCCATGATTTTCTTTCGCTCGCAACTACTGATGGGGGGAAGGCATGGCAAAACGTCAAAGGTGGGAGAGGAGGTAGAAGAGGTCCCAGCAAAACTGAACATTTCGGTGTGCAGCAACCCCCGGCTATGTGTCTCGTTCACAGTCATAATGCTCTTGGGCTTTTCCTAAATGTATTCATTGGCTAGAAATACCCCAAGGGCCCCAAAAGGGGCATATGTATAAGGGAAAATACGTTTAATACATCTGCCGCAAAGTATGCACCTTACACTGCCTGCACACAATCTTTGAACTGGAAGGCTACTGCATATCTGAATGAGATTGAAACGTTTGCAAGTGCATCACGATGTAACATATTTGGTCTTCTTTTTCTCCTGTGTCTTCTGCTAGTATTCCATTCCAGATATGCATACTTTGACGGTTCCCTTGACAACTGGAAACGGCACATTGTCCAGAGGGATTCGAGATCTGCAGTGGATCACGGAGAAGACGACATTggctgaaaataaacaataaagaggATTTAATCAAGGCACCTAGTTTTATGCATGGCAGAGGGCAATATCAAATCTCgttttagtttttgtgtaatggcagcaaaaaaaatTTAAGATGCGCTGCATCTGGCAAGAAATTCTGGCTGGTTTTCGTCAAccaaaataataaatatatttatcattattattaataattaccCAGACTTTTTTCGTATGGCGTTTAAGTTACAGCTTACAAGCAGCACCAACACGTTACAGTTTGGTTGGGCCTTGGGTTTTTAATACAACCCTACAAAATAGCTCGAAGCTGACGCTTCAGCTTCTCATATGAGTTCAACATCGGGCCTGCCTCGCTCTAACGTGTAATTCACTCTTTTAGCAGGACCAGGGATGGCACATACGGATGTGTCACGAATAACCCAACCACAATTCGTGTCTCGTGTTGCGCACGATTGCTTTTTCGGTGTTGAAAATAACATAAATGTTAATTCTGAAATGCACAAATGGAAACAAAATAAACACCCAAGCGCAGCTctgccttgaattcaaggcaatTATCTAAAGAGCACAGGAGCAGAATAGATAAGGTATGTGACCCTATGGCAGACCTTTAATTTTTTTAAAGTCATGATTATCTTGCATGCGCTGTTATAATCATGACTGGAGCCAGAAACTAAAACAGTTCACTTCCAATAACGTTTCTTAAAATTTCTGAAGATCGGGTCATGTCCCGGACCCGGTACTCCACTCAAACCGAAATGAATCGGTGCCAGGGAAactgaaccggcaaccagaacaatAATAACCCGACCTTCAAAAAGACGAAAACCAATCAATTGTCTAGTGTTGCACTAACCACAACTGCAAACAAGCCTGTCCTGCCGTGTTGAGT
The nucleotide sequence above comes from Rhipicephalus microplus isolate Deutch F79 chromosome 2, USDA_Rmic, whole genome shotgun sequence. Encoded proteins:
- the LOC119179173 gene encoding uncharacterized protein LOC119179173, yielding MSEPPDRQKVIEKCLQGLRHDDGYSHGYLKSDEELKLFERSLAAVNERYAVRTSRDLSKSSKSNVVFSMIHCGSRISLDNVPFRVVKETVKVCIFGTEYYKKTQEKKKEQSSSTTDWQKEVYGKKWVNLQGTKKKGYAATMNLKRIELYPDFQVDVPQPCGQTREGRLKADKAKELQEALDAEQQTVAKETRVYVRIADCSSHQNHCFEDIEAFSQNIDKSVAD